CCttcttaaaaaaatgtaaaaatgaaagaaaataataaaaacaaaactacagaaTGCAACTACAGGCATAGAGTGCAAACTAAAGAGATCTGCAGAAAACagatgcattttttgtgcatttgtgtCGGAAGAGAATCTTAGAAGTAAAAATTCTGTATAATTCCTATTGTTGAAATGTGAACACGTTTTGTAGCCTGTCAtagtggttttatgtgaaatggttaattgtagagaaacttactaagtCTTATTTCGTTACAGTTGAGGTGACAGGAACTCATGAttacaaaccactctgaatgactttgcttattCTTAACCCTTTCTTTATGCAGAAGCTGTTTCATTACACAGAGATTTTCCCAAAGGTCTGCGTAATTCAGttgatgagatgtaaacaaagtcattcaaagtgattAGATGTGAACTGActcattgtggagaaacttacagatttctttacagtggaggaGACAGGAATCAGGAgttgaaaatgataaaatagtgatcAATCTgataaatctgttttctttgggtactattttgcatGTACCCCTCTGACATGAATGGatgtaataaatacatattaGGAGGATATCTTACCGAAAGCTATTGCAAAACAGTGTAGCAGCATATCCATAACCGTTTCATGTAAACGCACTAATGTTTTTAGAGACATAAAAGctccagatgtctggttcctatcatcaccactgtattCTGACACAGTAAGTTCCTCTAGAACACTTTACAACGAACCACACTAAACGACTTTGTGTATATATTCACCATTTTCTTATGCTGACATTttagaaaatcagtggaattcccttctCAGTTTTTTGTGAAGCAGTTGATGCAGGCAGTGTGGATAGTTTTAACATgaacagaagtgtgtgtgtgtttaagtgctAACCCGCGGTGCCCGAGAGTGGCATTCTGCGTGAGAGGATGAGAGAATCCAGTGGCCATTCGCAGCACAAGCACATAACCCTTCCCCAGATAGCGCACCTTCTCCTCCTGAACGCATATGTCCCGCAAGTGCCGcaaatccagcagcactgatggaAATACAACCAAAGCCATGTCTCCCAGGGCTCTGACAATATTCGTATCATTCTTTCATTTgaagaaaaaaggcaaagatTATGATTATGCATAACATAATGTTTACCTTTTTCATGCCCTTTACTCCACAGGGTGAGTATCCTTGCATATAGACTGAAGGTTTTCAGCTCTATCCTTCCCTTGGATTTGTCAAACACAGCCTCCTGTAGATTAAGAAAAAAAGGCATATCTTAAAGAATATGTTGGAACAAGAGACTTGGtgtgaaaggggaaaaaaagagagatgtaCATACTTCCCACTCCTCTATGTTTTGTAAGGCGACAAATAAGCAGCCCGTAACATAGAACAGCTTCCATATCACACTGTCTACAACGTACAGACAAAAACATGATTATAGAAAAATTCAATAATGTAATGTCAGTGCTTTAAGGAGCACGATATTCACCTGAACTGTAATATGCAGCTGCCAGGCCTATAGAGGCAATGCCTggagaaaggaaagaggaagTGTCATTTAAAACGAGAAGAGAAGCTCCCTGTACGTAAGCCATATAAACTTATTTGATTTTCTGTCATACCAACGAGCAGAGACCAGGACCGAATCCCAGGTGATCTCTTCAGATGGAGAACATCAGCAGTGTGCCTCTCAATCACCATATACACCAtctgggggagggggagggggaggggaagAGGAGGGGAGGGGGCAATGACAATCATTATTGTTGTAAAAATCCATTGTTTAGTCTCTAAATTAACGTAGAAAATTAGGGCGGAACGATAGTTTAAGTTAATCTCTTTTAACGCGAAGCAGTGATAGTGACGCCTAGATAAAAGGTTGGCTTCCTATTCTTCCTTCTTGTTCCCGTACCACATTAAATACCGCAGCTACATTTTGGCGCCTGAGGAAATTAAACTCCTGAGGCGCCaaaatgtagctgctgcaccatttaaggtggaacgggaaaattcgaacaagctGGCAaacaggaagccaacttcagccccGTTTAAGACATGACGAAAATATGaacagttattattaatatgatcCTGAAGCCCCCACCCACACATGGTCTGACCATCTCGGGTGCAGCTCATCAGTCAGCCGCGCCTTGCTGCAAGTGAATGCTCACCTTATCAGATCGGTGAAGTTTCTCCGCGTCTAAATGTCGGGATCcagcttttatttttaccaGAGTGTCATTTGCTAGAGAGTGTTTTGATCAAGTCCATACGCTTCACTCACACCTTCTGGTTTTTCCAACTTCCTCCAAAGCCCTctccattctgattggctaacGGCGTCACTATGCCCCGCCCCTAACGGCCCCTCCTCAGAAGACTTAGGACTCAAAAACACTTACACGTTAATGAAGTGAGTAGAATGTGTTTCTTTAGTCTCCGAGAAATGCATATGTCGTGGATAGCCTGCTTTTGCGAATGCGTGATAAAAAGTAAAGCCGCTTTTTTTATATcacagctcaaaaaaacacACGAACGAGGTGACGTAACCGCGTGGTAGAGCCGACCGTTGCGGGTTTTTTGAGCATGCGCGCTGGCTCAGCTGAAGGACAATGAAGGCTGCTGTGGTGTCGAGTAGCCGAGGAGCTTTTCTTCAACATTTCTTCTGCGTATTTGGCTTTAGAATGGGTCGTGTGGTACGTGGCGGCAGACTTGTTGCTGTCAGCTGTAGTTCGTGTGAGTGTGAGCGCATCTGCGCTGTTTTCTGATGAACAATTCGACCTCAAGAGTCAACACCGAACAGCCTGCCTGTGTTGTCACTCGCTTTCGTTTTACAGTGGAAAACTCTTTCTCTCCGGATCTCTAGCTGGACTAACGTTAACTGCTTTCAAGCCAGGAGGGCAGGCTATAGACTTTTAGCTCAGGAGCAGCCGCCATAGGTAAGGACACGAGAAAGTTAGCTTAGGGTTCTCGCCGGTTCTAGTGTTTCTAACCATACACGCATTCACACTTTCGATACTGTTTTCGTTTCCGTGCtcaaaaatggattaaatttTCGATGTTATGTGCTGCGTGTATAGAGCTTAAATCATATACTACCACGCAGATTTGTTGAGCTCAGTAAACAATTTCGCTGCTTAAGAGACTGAAGAGCAGCATGTCCTGTAAAATAGTGGTACTATTAAACTGTTCAAGCAGTGGAAAAACTGGAACTTACACATAAGCTACCGTAATCCATAGCATTAAaaccacctgcttgtttctgcactcattgtctatTATTTCTGCTCCTCTTACCGAATAAGCGCACAACAGTTATACAGTCACCGACTGCAGCCCATCTACTCTGCATACATTGTTAGCCCCCCCTTTACTCTGCTCTCTCGCAGGACCATGACAGAGCAGTtgttttttgggtggtggatcattatcagcactgcaatgacacCTGATTTAGTGGTGGCACGttactgtgtgctgtgctggtacgagtggatcagacacatcagttctgctggagtttttaaacactgtgtccactctgttGTTGATCCACCTTGGAGGTGTAAAGTAAGAGACAGTAGCCCGTCTGTTGAggcacggtttgtgttggtcatcttctagtccatCATCAgaggtcacaggacgctgcccgtTGGATGGTTTTGGTTGGCGACCTATTCTTAGGTCCAGCAGTGGTACTGAGCTGTTTTAAAAAcactagcagcactgctgtgtctaatccacatgtaccagcacaacacacttaCCACGACCATCTCGTCAGGGTCACTGCAGTACtcagaatgattcaccacccaaataaaaccagctctgtggtggtcctgaccttTGAACAAGAGGGCTAATATAGCATGTAgcgcaacagatggactacagtctgtaattgtagagtg
This portion of the Pygocentrus nattereri isolate fPygNat1 chromosome 13, fPygNat1.pri, whole genome shotgun sequence genome encodes:
- the LOC108430779 gene encoding cytochrome b-245 chaperone 1 homolog encodes the protein MVYMVIERHTADVLHLKRSPGIRSWSLLVGIASIGLAAAYYSSDSVIWKLFYVTGCLFVALQNIEEWEEAVFDKSKGRIELKTFSLYARILTLWSKGHEKVLLDLRHLRDICVQEEKVRYLGKGYVLVLRMATGFSHPLTQNATLGHRGDVEALAALLKRFLKLGASQQQPAQEDEDDFGDEDEEDFEQLGMEGDDESSDSRDESELTPH